The sequence GTTGCGCACGATAAGCGAGGAAACGTCGCCCGTGTTGTACAGGTATCCGACACGGCCGGCTGTCGCGATGGCTCGCACACCCAGCTTGTGCTCGCCTTGCGCGCGCATCTTGTATCGAATGAGCCGGTCACCGACAATGAGGTCGTCCCCCGATATCTCCCCGAACCAAATCTTCGGCGTCGTCTTGCTATACACTGGAATGACCAGGTCGCCGCCGTGCGGCATCTGCACAAGGTTCCATAAACCGACCTGGGGCGTCTCCGACTTGTCCGCGCCCAGAAGTTCACGTTGCGTCTTGATGAATTCCAACTGCGTTAACTGCGTGTATCCCGCATACGCGACGCCCGACTGATCGACGTTCTTCTCGTAGCGCAGGGGATTCGCCGCAGGGACTACGCACTTGGAGATGCGAAGCTCGACGTCGCGGTTGGGTCGCGACAGATGCAGTTTCAGCTCGTTGACGAGATACTGTCTTCCGTCCTGCTCCACGACGCTGTAATTGCCGGGATCCAACTCGCGAGGTTGGAAGTAAGTGGATGTTTCCGGGTACTCGGGCAAGAAGATGTCCACTTCCGGCGCGAGCCAGGTGCGATCGCCGCCGGAGTTCTTCCATGCCGTGCTTGCGTAGAATTCTCTGGCCGTATCAACCGAAGCGAGCGCAGGATGTGTCCAGTAGAAATTCTCTTCGCTACCCACCGCAAACAACCCAAGAACGCGGCCGCCGTAGGGAAGCAGAAGCACGGTAGTGCCATCGGGGTTCGTGATCACCCGTGGCGGTTTGCCAACCTTGGTGAGCACTTCAATGAGTCTGGCCTTGGGAATTGGCACTATGCCCGCCTGTGCCTCGGCGGCTAACGCTGGAGACGCCACAGCCGCCATATACAAAGCGCCGGCGCCTTTCACGGACACTTCGAGAAACTCTCTGCGACTCTTCATGGCGAGACCCTCCCTTTCAATCAGGATTGCTTACGCTTCCACGAAGCCGATATCTCTTCTAAGGTACGTCCTTTTGTCTCCGGCAAGACCCACAGGCCGAAGAAGAAAGAGAAAATGCAGACTACGGTAAATAACCAGAACGCGCCGCCGACAGAACCGGTCATGCGCGTTGAATAGCCCGTGATGATGGGAAACACCCACGTCCCGCTGAGAATGGTGAACCATAGAAACGCTGTCGTAATCGATACCGCTTTGGCGCGCAGACGCGTTGGGAAAATCTCTGACATCATCAGCCACGGCAGCGGTCCAAGAGCCAACCCGTGGGGAATGGTGCAAAGAATGATCACGAGCAACACAAGGCCACCGCTAAGGTGGAAGTGGAAGACGGCTCCGGCCAACGCGGTCACAATAGCCATAAGAACCGAAGCGAATAACCACAGCGGACGCCGCCCCACGCGGTCGACCGTCCAACACGCAATCGCAGTGACAATGCCCATGAATCCATAGGTCACCGCAAACTGCAAGAATGCAATGGAGCGGTCCTGCAAGCCGGATGCTTCAAACAGCATGGGAATGTAACCACCCATGACGCTCCAACCGGTCCAATTGTTGAAGATCGCGAGCATGAGTCCGATGAAAAGGGCAAAGCGCATACCCGGAGCAAACAGGTCCGACCAACTGCCTGTGTCCTCTTGGAGCGATTCGCGAATGGCCGCCATTTCGGACTCCGCCGATGCAGGTCCGTCGACGCGCGTGAGGATGGCCTGGGCCTCCTCGTGACGGCCACGGCTCGCAAGCCAACGCGGGCTTTCAGGCAGCATCGCAAGCAGGACGATAAACACGGCGACGGGAAGCAGTTCCGATGCGAACATCCAACGCCAACACACGTCTTCAGGGGTGTATTTCACAATTAAGAAGGAGACAAAGGGCGCCGCAACACTACCCACCACGATGGCGAGCTGGTACATAACCCCGAGTCCGCCGCGCATCCTCGGCGGCGCGAGTTCGGAAATATACATGGGCGAGGCCACGGAGCAGAGTCCAACGCCCACGCCGCCGACGATGCGAAAGACATTGAATGTAACGATATCATTCGGAATCGCGGTGAAGATGGACCCTATGCCCAACAACGCGCACGCAACCATCATGGTCTTGTTTCGTCCAATCGCGTCGCACAACCACGAGCCGATGAACGGCCCGATGATGCAACCCAATGAAGCGCTTGCCGTGGCAAAACCGAATCCCACTTCCGTGAGTTGGAACACCTCTTTCAAATAGAGATTGGCCCCGCAAACAATGGCCAGGTCGTATCCGAAGAGGAACCCTCCTACGGATGCGACAAACGCGACGGCAAATGCATACAGCTTGGACTCGCCGTTACCGGCGGCCTGCTTGCCTGGGCCCATGAGACTCCCTCCCCTCAGTAGTTCTCCAACGTCAACCGTTCATGCCCGTGCAGTGCTGAATCAGATTCCCGGCAGGTATCCCGTTCCGAAACGAGCCGAAGACTCGTTGCGGAAATCGGAAATCAACGACATCAACGAAGTGGTGCCTCCATCCGCGACAATGGTCTGCCCGACCACATACCCGGCATCTTCGGAGCACAGAAACACCGCCAATTTGGCGATATCCAACGGCACCCCCGAACGTCCCAACGGCACCTTTTCGGCGGCATCCTTCTTGGCGCCCACTTCGCTGAAGCCGGGTAGTACCTTGTAGTAGTTTTCGACCGTGACCCAGCCGGGTGCGATGGCATTGATTCGAATGCCTTTGTGCGCCAATTCGACGGCAAGCGCCCGCGTGTACGCAATGATTGCGCCCTTGGTGCCCGCGTATACCGAGTGTTCCGGCGCACCCTGTACGCCGTGAATCGACGTGATGTTGCAGATGGCGCCGCCGCCGTGCTCCATCATGTCTTCAACGATGCGTTGCGTGAGGAAGAACTGTGCCCGGATATTCACGTGATACATCCGGTCGAATTGCTCTCGCGTGACCTTCAGAAAGGGTTTGTTAAAGGTGATGCCTGCGTTGTTCACGAGGCAATCCACACCCCCCAGAAACTCCAGCGCGGATTTACCCAGCGCTTCAACGTCATCCACGTTATCGAAGTCCGCCCGAAATGCCGCAGCCCTCCGCCCCATGGCGGCAATCTCTTCAACGGCGCTTTTCGCGCCGGCGTCGCTGTGCGCGTAGTGCAACACCACATCCGCACCTTGGCGCGCGAATTCCAGCGCGATCTCGCGTCCGATTCCCGTGCCCGAACCGGATACCAGCGCCCGCTTCCCTGCCATCTTCATCGCAGCACTCATGCCCCCTCCTCCTACCGTGATGTGTCGCCGGACAAATTCTCCCCGCTCATTCCAGCGGCGCAGTCGATTCGCGAACCACCAGTTCAACGCCCAGCTTCGTGGTTCCTTGAGGCACCTCTTTGCCTGCCAACATATCCAGAAGCGTGCGCACGCACAGATCGGCAATCTGCTTCGCCGGGAAACGAACCGTCGTCAACGGAACACGAAGCATATCGGTGCCAGGCATATCTCCGTTCCCCACGAGCGAAATGTCTCGGGGAATCGACAGCCCCGCCGCGAATATCGCGCGCATCGCCCCGCGCGCCACCACGTCATGACGCGTGAGCAATGCCGTCGGGCGATCCTTCGCCTTAAGCATGTCTGCCACACACGCTTCGGCGGCGGATTCACTGAAATCGACTTCCACAAAGAAGCGCCGGTCCAGCAGAATTCCCGAACTGGAAAACGCGTCTTCCACGCCCCTCAATCGCTGCTTTCCAACCGTGGTAATCCGGGGAATACCCAGATAGCCAATTCGCCGATGCCCCAGATCGATCAAATGCTGAGCCGCCAGCCTCCCCGCTCCGTAGTTGTCCCCCGTGATCTGAGGAACGGAAACTCCGTCGATTTGGCTGTCGAGAATCACCAGCTTGGCGCCGGTTTCGATCAACTCTCGAAAAGCCTCGGGATCGGTCATCGCCCCAGGAACGGCGATGACGCCGTCCACGCGATTCTTCATAAGGCGATCGAGCACCGAGTCGTCTTTGCCCGTTTCGTTTTCGCTCATGAGCAGCAGCGTGGAATATCCGCCCGCGCGCAATCCGCGCTCCACCGCCTCGATACCCGTATGTGACGCGTAGTAGATGCTGGGTTTTGCCAGCACGCCGACCAGGTTGGTCTTTCCATGGGTCAGGCTGCGGGCAATATAGTTGGGACGATATTTCATGGATGTGGCGAGGGATTGAATGCGTTCCCTCGTTCCGATGGAAATGTCCGGCTTGCCTGAGAGCGCCCTCAATACCGTTGAGCGACTCACTCCAGCCACGCGCGCAATGTCATTGACCGTACACGCCATGAGCTTCCTCACACACGTTTTGGTTACGCACTACATACTCGAATCACGTTCTTATTCAGACAATCTTCGGGAAGTTCCCCCCGAAGCAATGCATCAAGATTGAGCGCTGCGCGGCGTTGCAGCTCGCGGCTTGCGCGTTGGCTGTACCACGCATAATGCCCCGTGGCAACCACACGCGGATGCGCAAGCATCTCGTCTCGATTCGATTTGGGCGGTTCGTCTTCGAATACGTCGAGGCCCGCGGCAAAAACGCGGCCCGACGTAAGCGCCTCCGTCAGGGCCTCTTCATCCACGACGGGTCCTCGCGCGGTATTGATAAGAATCGCGTTGGGCCGCATGGCGCCCAGCGCTTTAGCGTCGATTAGATGATGCGTCTCGTCGGTGAGATTGCAGTGGAGACTTACGACGTCGCTAACGTCCAGGAGCCGCTCCAACGAGAATGACTCGACACCGAGCTCCGAGAAGCGCGTCGGCGGGATATACGGGTCGCACGCGACCACGCTTCCGAACAACGCCCGCGCCTTGGCGCACAGGGCGCCGCCGATACGGCCAAGACCGACTATGCCCAGCGTCAACTCGTGCAACTCGGGCATGTGAAACGTTGGGGCGGCGGCGTAGTGCGGGCGCAAACCCGCCATGCCCGCGCGAAGGCCGCGAACGCAGGCGAAGATGAGTGCCAGCGCGTGATCCGATACGGAGTGATTGGCGTAGCCTTGAACGTTGCAGACGGGAATGCCCCGCGCGGTGACTGCGGCAAGGTCGATGTTGTCGTAACCCACCCCGTACCGGACAATCGCTTTCAGGGTCGTCGCGATATCGAGAAAGGCGTCATTGACGTTCGTCCACCTGACCAGCAACCCGTCGGCCCCGTGGGCAAAGGCCGCTTTGCCAGCCCAGTCGTGCCGATCCCCCGGAAAGACGTCCAGGGAATAGCCCGAAGCCCCCAAAATGGCCTGCTCCTGGTCAAAGGAATCGTAGCCCGTATCTATAACCACCACGCGTTTGTGCACGGTAAATGCCTTAATGCGCCGGTCTGCGGCACCCCGCCCCAGCCCCGATTCCAACCAGCCGCACATGTTGGCCGGGGGCCCGTAACCCGCCCAATTCCGTGCCGAACACGGTACCGGACTCGTGTCCGAAGCATAGTCTAACAAGATGCGTTTGTCAAGGGAGACGCCTAACCTCTTTGGATACGCCGAGTTACTGCGTCCAAGCCGACCGCAGTTCGCGCACCGCCAGTGACTTGGCTTGGGCCTTGCCCTCCTTGGAGACTACCTCCAAGGCCTGCTTTGACTCGTCGAAATGAAGACCCATAGGCATGTAGACCGCGCCGCGCTGTGCGAAGATTTCGATAGACATCCGATCGACGAGCAGGCGCAGTGAGAGTTCGCCGTTTTCGAGCTTTACGTTCGCGGACTTGTCGGCACAGGTCAGTTGCTCCTTGGCCACATCGTACTGGACAGGAATGCCACGAACGATGAAACCTACCTCTTTCGCGTCGCCGGGAACAAGAACGGCCTCAATGTCGAAGCAGTCGCCCTGGACTCCTTCGAGCAAGTTCGCGGAAAGCGCAACGTCTTTCCATTCCTTCTTGTTTGCGTAGAGCGACTCGATCTCGCGAACGGGCCACGCGCACATCCGCACGCCGTCAGACGTCGTACGAAGGGTCAGTTCGACGGGGAAATCCATCATTTGATTGAAGGGCATCGACTGGTCGCCGATGGTGCCCCAAGCAATCTGGATGCGGCGGCCATCCTCGACAGGGATGTTGTTATAGGTCTGCGACGCGTAGAAGCAGTTGCCGAACTGGAAGGGCAGTATTTGTGTTTCGGGCGTGTAGGTCTTGCCGTCGAACGTGCCGATGTAGTACTCGCCTGACGCGCCGTAGAGCACCCATTTCTTGTTGTTGGCATCGCCGTCGACGGGCAGTTCGAAGAGTTCGGGGCACTCGTGGAAACACGTCAACTCGCTTTGCTGTGTCCACTGTTTCAAATCCGGCGAATTGAAGATGGCCATGCGCTTGTCGTCGAGATAGAGCACGATCACCCAGCAATTGCCCGGCGCATACCAAAACGCTTTCGGGTCGCGGTTGCCGCCGTTGATATGCGCCTGCACCGGGTTGCCCGAATACTTGGTCCAGGAGCGGCCGCGGTCGTTGCTGTACGCGAGCGACTGCGTAAACGGTTGGTCTTCCGACCACCGGCCCGTTCCGCCTGCCGACGTGTAGACACACACAATCGGAGACTCGTCGCCAGTCTTGAATCCCGTCGTGTTGGCCTCATCAATGACGGCGGAACCAGAGAAGATGGTCCCAAGTTTATCGGGGTGAATGGCATCGCCTAACTCGGTCCAGTGCACAAGGTCCTTGCTGACCGCGTGACCCCACGTCATGTTTCCCCAGTTCCAACCAACGGGATTGTGCTGAAAGAACAGATGATACTCGCCCTTGTAGTAGACGAGTCCGTTCGGATCGTTGTTCCATCCGCGCTGTGGCGAGAAGTGGAATTGCGGACGGAGTCTCTCCTGGTACAGGTTTTCTCCGCCTATAAGCGATTCCGCGAGTGTGGCCTGTTTGAGGGCTGCGTCGGTCTCCAAACCGTCGGCCCACAGGGTCAGCGTATCGCCTTTGAACGCCGTCATGTCGATGGCTACCCAAAAGTCCGGAGTCGAATCGGTCAACTCGATGTCGTACTCGCGCAAAATCTCGTCACCGCGCAGAACGCGCAACAGCGATTTCGAAGCCCCATTCTTAATCGGCAGATTCAGAAAAGGCTTGTCGATCTGGATACTACGCCGCTGCTCGCTATTCATCGGTTCGTCCCCCAACACGATCTGATCCACGTTGATATGCCCCCAACCACCAGTACGCTTGTCTACGATTTGGATTGTGGCCTTCTTTCCGGCGAATTCGCGAACGTCCCACGACTGCCAACGGAGCCGTTCCGAACCGCCAGGCACATCGTTCGGACCTGTCGAGGTGCGAACTTGTTTACCGTCGATCAACAAGTCCATGCAGGTTTCGCCGGGGTACTTGCCGCCGCCGATAAGGAAGCTGATGCAGGGCTTGTCGATAACGAACTCGGGAGAGGTAAGCGTGCCGGTAGCGCCGTCGCCGTTGTGGAAGGAATTCACGAGGGCTTTGCCTTTGAAACCGGTCACGTCCATCTGGCCCTGGAGCGTTCCGCGCGCCGGGTGCGTGCCGAAGGCGTCGCCGGTCACTTTCCACGCGCCGTAATCGGTGTCCTCAAAATCCGCCAGGACCGTCGAGTCCGCAAACGAAGGCAGACACGCCAGCACCCCAACCACCATCGCCCCAATCCATGCCCGAAACATACGTATCCTCCCCTACCGTGCTCGATTGGACAAACGGACGCGTTGACTGTGTCCCCCGATCCCGCGTGTCCGCAATTACCAATAAGAAGGTACAGGGCGAAGGCACGAAACGCAATGCAGGGACCTGCCGCAAAAGAACACAAGGGACGCACAGCGCGGCATGACCGCAACCAAATTGACTCAACCACAGATGAACACCGATTAACGCCGATAAGAGGATCAACCAGACGCGTATGACTTCCCATGTTGTGGCAGAGTCTCCTGGTCCGCCGCGGCGGACCACTCCTAACGACCGCCAAATGTTGTGGCAGGGTCTCCCAGCCATGCGTTCCTATCTATATGCGCAAATCCGTTGCACTCTCCGCAGCGGTGGGCATGCCACGATAGCGACACCAACCTCGCGAAACGAGGGACTTGCGGACTGCGAAAGGCGGGAAAATAGAAGTATGAGGTGGACGCAACTCGCCGCGACGTGTATTCGTAGCGCGACCCACTTGGGTATCCTGAGCGGAACAACCTGCCAGCATCCCCTCTTGTCATCCTGAGCGGGGGAACCGCGCGAGCGCGGGTTTTGGTGATAGAAACGACGGGCAGGGAGTCGGCCCTGACTCGGCATCGGACAACATGTGATCTCGTTCACTACTCACACCGTCTGTTCCTCTTGCGCGCCGCACGGCGCAGAACATAATAGCCTGGGGCAGAGTCCTCCGAAGCCCCAAGACGCAGTCGAGGGGCGAAGGAGGACGCCGCCCCAGGTCAGCAGCCCACCCTAATAGCCGCTCTGAAGGAGCACCACATGCAAGAGACTCGGCTTGTTTCTCAGGAGCGAAGCGAAGGATCTGGCAATAAACTCACTGCACCAACCATCCGGTGCTGCGTTCACCTTCTGCTTTGTTCAAGCCAGATTCTTCGCTACGCTCAGAATGACAAATGGTTGTCTGTCTCTCAAGCGCCGTTCCTCAACCGCTGCGGTGTGGCATATCAGTGGTAGAAACAGAAGCCAAGCGGACGGCCTCTTCTCTTGAGTGCCGTAGGCACGGCAGACTCTAGCTTGGGGTGAGATTCGCGGCAACGACGTAAATCGAAACCCCAGGTTACAGCCCCCAATCAACGTGAGCCCTGTAAGGGCGAAAGCAACTTACACGATCCGTTTCTTAGGAGCGAAGCGAAGGACCTGGCAACTAACGCACTACGCCAACCACCGGGAGCTGCACTCCACTTTCTACTGTGTTCAAGCCAGATTCTTCGCTACGCTCAGAATGACAAGTGGTTGTCTGTCCTTCACGCGCCGTCCCTCAACCGCTGCGGTGTGGCATACCCACCTTTCCGCAACTCCTGCGAATCCGCCACGCCCTCCATCCGCCGCATCCCCGTCTTGCCTCGACCGAGTGCAACGAACTCGCGCATGTATACGGGGCGTTTCATACGAGGGCTAGAACCATGTCCACTGACGTTTGCGCCGGTTGCGTCGCCCGGACGGCTTGCGCGAGTGACCATTCTTCCGGGGCGCCCCCCTTGCCCCGTCACTGCCGGGGGCTTACGCCAAACAATTAATGCTCCCCCCGGCTGTTGCCGGGGGGAGCATCGCTCTTTGAATCTGTCTAGCTTGCCGCTTCACACGCCCGGCGTCATGTGACACCTTGCGCGCAAGCGGGGCCTTTGATTATATGGAGAAGAACAGGCCGACAGGCTTGCTGAATGGGCCTTCGTCGCCGGGATACTTCTGGAACGCGACGTGACCATCCATATACAGGGCGTTGCCGCCACCGGGGACGTGGTTGTAATCGGCGATTTCGTTGGAGATGCGATCGCACATGACGAAATTCTCGCTCTGGGCGCTTGCCGATGCGGCAGGATTGTTGATGTCGCTGATCAGGAAACGTTCGACACCCTCGCGCAAGCGGTAGATGGTTGTGCCACCGCCGTTACCGACCACGGCGTTCAGGGCGACGACCGTGGGAACGCTGGTCAGGTCGAGATCCTGCTCGAGGTCGCCCCACATAGCTTCTGCCGAAACCCAGGTCGTGCTTGTAATATCATCGACCGTGAGGAACATTGCGGCAAATTGGGAACTCACACCAGGATATACGGCTGCCAGGGTGGGATCATTTGCGCCAATCTTGTCCAGCATGTAACCGATGTAGAAGTAGCTCTGAGTATCGCCTTCGGAGAAATCTGTGCAGGTCGTCGTGAAGCAATAGTTCCCGTTCGCATCCTTTAGATCGTCAACGCTCGCCTGAGCATCGGACGGACAAATGAGGATGTTGGGGTCGGTAAGGTATTCGGGATACACACCCATCGGGATGTATTTCGAATCCTTGCTCTGTCCATTTGACGAGTCCCAGTAGATAGTGGCGAATGGCCATTTCTCGCCTTTGGACTCGTTGGCGTACATCTTGAAAATCAGGCCCCATTGCTTCAAGTTGTTTGCGCAGCTTGCGCGGCGGGCGGCTTCGCGGGCGCGGGCCAGCGCCGGAAGCAGAATTGCCGCCAGGATACCGATGATGGCGATCACGACCAACAATTCGATGAGCGTGAAACCTCTCTTCTTCATGACATCTCCCTTTCTTTTCAATGATGACTCCGCAACCACAACGCATACTCAAGAGTGGAACGCCTTCAGCGCGACCGTCTCTTGAGAGGTCTGACTCGGAGGTCAATCGGTGAGTACCCCCAACCGGTTAGGGGATTTCGCCGGTATGACATCGTTGTCGTAACACATTTATACCAGATCGTCTGAAATCTGTCAATACCGTCTCTGAGCAAGGTTTCTTATTCCTTATAACTAAACAAATCATTGTTGCATAATAATTTACGAATGGTTAGATTTGCGCGATCTTAGACGAAAAGTCTCCTCAAAACGCAAAAGTGCCTGGCATTGCCTGTCTATCGTTGTCTTTTTTTTGTTGGACATCCTTGTCGTGTCGGATTCCGTATTAACGTCATCGTTTTGTATCACGGAATCGGTCGGTAGATAAGGGTTGCCGTATGCAATGAGGTCCTCCCGCTTGAACTTTTTTGTGATGTGGAACCACACTGTCTGGGGGGGCAACGGGTGCAACATGAGGTCGGTAAAGGGGAGACTAGCTGATGCAAGCTTTGGTGCCTCCGCTGATACGTGAATTCCTTTCGCGGAAGCGGATTGCGGTTGCGGGTGTTTCGCGTGATAGCAAGGGAAGTCCGGCAAATGCAATCTATCGAAAGCTGAGTGATTCGGGATATGTGGTGTCCGCCGTGAATCCGAAATCGGAAGTGGTGGAGGGGGAGGTGTGCTACCCGGACCTCAAGTCGATTCCCGAATTGCCCGAAGCGGTTGTAACGGTTACGCAACCGGAGGCCACAATGTCTGTGGCCAGGCAGTGCGCGGAACTCGGGATTGATCTGTTGTGGATGCATCAGTCGTTCAGAATGCTGGGTACGAGCGTCTCCGAAGAAGCAGTCCGGTTTTGTGAAGAGCGCGGGATAAAAGTGATTCGCGGGGCGTGTCCTATGATGTTTGTTGAGCCGGTGGATGTGGCGCACAAGTGTGGCCGTTGGTTGCTACGCGCTACCGGCAGCCTTCCCAAGTGAAGACATCATTCGCCGCCGTTGAAGAAATGGGGCGCAACACCCGTCATCCAGATACCTCCACTACGATTTAGATGTAGAAAGATCGATATCCTGACTGACGGCCTGGCCTTCTTGGAGCGTGAAAGGGACTTCGTGCCAGTTGGGTTCATAGGGATTGTCTGAGTTCTCGCGGTAGACCATGAGCATGCTCTCGCCAGCCCATACGCGGTCAAAGTGGAAACTGCCGTTTACATCTGTTGTACCGCTCAGTTGCTCCGTGTAATCGGCGGATGCGTGCACGAGTCTCACGTAGGTATTGGCGACGGGTTCCCCTTCATTGAGAATATGGCCGTCCAGAGAGCCCGTGCCGCGTGTGTACGTGAATTCCATCGAAAGTGAATCACCAGCCTTCAGTTCGAAGTTCTTTATGAGTCGATGAGACTCACCTCGATTGGGAAGCACGCACAGTTCGACGGGACCGGCTGAGAGTCCCACCAACCGGAACTTTCCTGACTTCGAGACGTTTTGACGCATACGCGGCAGCGTCCGGTTACCGGGGTAACGGAGGTCCACCACGAGATCCAGAATTGTTCCGTCTTGATGTACGATTCCGTCAATAGTGGATTGCGCGGGGAGGACGATACGATTCTGTCCAGTTAGCGCAGACTCGCCGACACCATATCCCGCTTGGTAGGCATAGAGGCGAGTGATGTCGATAGGCAGGCTATCCACCGTGAACCGGCCTTGCGCATCGGTGCGCGCGGCTGCCGCGCGGTCCATGCGATCGGCGGACACATCCGAGACGTAATACACGTAGGCTCCGTCGATAGGTTCACCCGCTTCGTTCACGACGATACCAGAAACGCGTGGACTTGGTTTTAGGCGGAGTTCGATTTCCGTGGGAGAACCTTCCCCTATATCGACGTATTGCCACACGGGGGCGTATCCCGGTGCCAATGCGACGACCGTAATTGTCTCTGATGAGACGTGGTCCTGCGAGAATGTACCGTCCACACTCTGATAGGGTTGCACACACGAAAACATCATCTCATTGAGAGTCTGCGACTGTCCGAGCAAGTACCCCAGTGAAAAGGCCTGAATCGGAGCCCCCGTGTCCTCGGCGACCACGCGGCCCTGAAGTTGGCCATGTCCTCGCAGGACAATTTCTATGCCGGTCGCGCCGGCATCGACAGTCTCTCGCGTTTGTGAGAAGCCTTCACGTTCGATTGAGACTTGATACTCGCGATCGTCGAGCCCTGTAATCCGGAATTTGCCTTGCGAGTCCGAGTATACCGTTTCCGCGTTTGCCGCAATGCACGACACCCGCGCACCTACGACCGGCTGCTTGTTCTTGTCCACAACACGGCCTTCTATGGAAAGGCCGCCACTTTCGCCATACGTGATTTCGATGCCGGATCGGTTCTCACCGGGGAGCAGTTTCACCCGGAGGTATTCCTCGTTCGTGCTGAATCCGTTCGCAGATTGCGGTGTTACGACTACGGCGAATTCCGTTGGGGGGAGATTGGCGAATCGGAACTGCCCTTTGGTGTCTGTGCTTGCGGATTCCTCTACGCCGAATACGCTTTCGTCTTTGCGCAGCAGGTACAACTGCGCCCCTTGTATGGGGTCACTGTTCCCGTCGATTACTCTGCCACTCAGCGACGCGCTCTTGGGTTGGTCGAGTTTCAAGACGAGGTCGTTAACACCGTCCTTTCCCAAGACGATACTTTCTTGAAGAGTGCTTTCCATCGTTGCATTTCGCGCTTGAAGGCTGACGCGGTCCATAGAGGTGGGGGCGTACAGCAGGAATTTTCCGTCTGATTCCGATTGAGCAGTGATGGTATTGAAAGAGTTGGAATCCGCAGATCTTGCCGCCACCTTGGCCTCAGCGACGGGGTTGCCCGATGTGTCCAGAACCGTTCCTGCCACGGGCAGGCCCTTATGGAGAATGAAGTCGATTCCAGTTGCAG comes from Candidatus Hydrogenedentota bacterium and encodes:
- a CDS encoding CoA-binding protein is translated as MQALVPPLIREFLSRKRIAVAGVSRDSKGSPANAIYRKLSDSGYVVSAVNPKSEVVEGEVCYPDLKSIPELPEAVVTVTQPEATMSVARQCAELGIDLLWMHQSFRMLGTSVSEEAVRFCEERGIKVIRGACPMMFVEPVDVAHKCGRWLLRATGSLPK
- a CDS encoding sigma-70 family RNA polymerase sigma factor; this encodes MDRSDAVLLEQWQRHRDADAFAELVQRHLGMVVASCRRIVGDPSLAEDVAQECFVALMKSRESVRVSLGAWLHKVAVHRSIDCLRSDIRRRKREVSYANDAPAETSSDASHREILSAVDEAIIELPEHVRIVVVGRFLENRTHADLARQLNMSEANVRFRVDKGVNQIRAALRKKGVLTSATVLVTVLSHPAEAAPVELAGSLCKLAASGTITAPLAAGIASSAFVKLAASLLVLTAVGAGYWATVHNDSVPNAVRANVAPSQSTDTSLPKRAENNRSSDAEPRNDAADSKAAMPDASTVVSQPFCITGRITDADTGEAIEGVNVYVYQSMYSDAIGQNILSDANGVYRVAPLPDGQYMLSLGGLERYPDDKDRIRTSVTVQNGKPATGIDFILHKGLPVAGTVLDTSGNPVAEAKVAARSADSNSFNTITAQSESDGKFLLYAPTSMDRVSLQARNATMESTLQESIVLGKDGVNDLVLKLDQPKSASLSGRVIDGNSDPIQGAQLYLLRKDESVFGVEESASTDTKGQFRFANLPPTEFAVVVTPQSANGFSTNEEYLRVKLLPGENRSGIEITYGESGGLSIEGRVVDKNKQPVVGARVSCIAANAETVYSDSQGKFRITGLDDREYQVSIEREGFSQTRETVDAGATGIEIVLRGHGQLQGRVVAEDTGAPIQAFSLGYLLGQSQTLNEMMFSCVQPYQSVDGTFSQDHVSSETITVVALAPGYAPVWQYVDIGEGSPTEIELRLKPSPRVSGIVVNEAGEPIDGAYVYYVSDVSADRMDRAAAARTDAQGRFTVDSLPIDITRLYAYQAGYGVGESALTGQNRIVLPAQSTIDGIVHQDGTILDLVVDLRYPGNRTLPRMRQNVSKSGKFRLVGLSAGPVELCVLPNRGESHRLIKNFELKAGDSLSMEFTYTRGTGSLDGHILNEGEPVANTYVRLVHASADYTEQLSGTTDVNGSFHFDRVWAGESMLMVYRENSDNPYEPNWHEVPFTLQEGQAVSQDIDLSTSKS